The DNA sequence ACGCTGTCGTGATAGGCTGCTCTACTGATACTGAAGAGACACATCTTGCTTGGTTGAGCACTCCTAAGCAAAACGGTGGTATTCAAGGTGTTACTTATCCTATCGTAGCAGATACTGCTAAAACTATCGCCACCAACTACGGTGTTTTGGCCGGTGATTATACTTATGACGAAGAAGGTAACTTCGCTTTTGAAGGTGCTCCTGTGGCCTTCCGTGGTACTTTCTTGATTGACAAAGCCGGTGTGGTGCAACACTGTGTTATCAATAACCTACCCCTTGGCCGCAATATTGACGAGGCCATCCGTATGGTTGATGCACTCCGCCACGTAGAAGAAAAAGGTGAAGTATGCCCCGCAAACTGGTCTGAAGGTAAAGAAGCAATGCAAGCTACCCGTGATGGTGTTGCTACTTATTTGTCTAACAACTAAGCCCAGCACAAAAATACAAACAAGAAACTCCTCGGCTGCCTTTTGGTCGAGGAGTTTTTTTGAGCAAAAATAAAAGCCCGATGCAACCAGAATACGCAGATCTGCGTCTAAACACTAGACTTGCATCTACATTACAACCATATAACATATGACATTATGAGACAGCAACAAAACCACTCTTCAGCACAAAATTACAGTAATACGCCTCTTCACCAAAGCTATAGCAAAGGCTGGCTCAAAGCACAAGAGGTTTTCACCCAAATGTTTGATGAGCACTATCCATTATTCCAACCCAAGAAAAAACGACAATAACAAAGATAGCTACCGTCGCTTGTGAATCTGACACAAGCGACTTTATTTTTATACTCAGATTTACTCGATGCACAAGGATTTTCAATCCTACACCCAAACGGCAAAAATCTCCTTTTCTTGGTGCTGGATTAGTTCTTCGCGCCAGCTGGGCTTCTGCCGGTCGTCGAAGATGAGCAGGTAGCCACGGTCTACGCTGTGTTTGTCGAGGTAATCGGCGAGTTGGTTGAGGCCTTTCTGGTGTGCTTTGTCGCCGCGCCACAGCTTCAACTCGATGATGTATTTGTAGTGCAGATAGGTAGAGTTGGTTATTTTTGGCGCTGTATTGCTGCTTCATAAAACTTTGAAACTTGCGCAGCACCCGTTCCAAATCCAAGGCACCGTCGTCGGTGAGGAACTGGTCGCCAAAGTTATATT is a window from the Eisenibacter elegans DSM 3317 genome containing:
- a CDS encoding peroxiredoxin, which produces MSLINRKAPVFSAPAVINGDEIVENFSLTQYLGKKYVVFFFYPKDFTFVCPTEILAFQEKLAEFEKRDAVVIGCSTDTEETHLAWLSTPKQNGGIQGVTYPIVADTAKTIATNYGVLAGDYTYDEEGNFAFEGAPVAFRGTFLIDKAGVVQHCVINNLPLGRNIDEAIRMVDALRHVEEKGEVCPANWSEGKEAMQATRDGVATYLSNN